From Streptomyces sp. HUAS MG91, the proteins below share one genomic window:
- a CDS encoding protealysin inhibitor emfourin translates to MRIHVARTGGFAGISRHAEIDTAGRADSHEWHDLAEKALAAGRSTPPVGVPDGFSYTITVDGRTVYCADPRLTEDQRRLISRVLKEGA, encoded by the coding sequence ATGCGTATCCACGTCGCCCGCACCGGCGGCTTCGCCGGCATCTCCCGGCACGCGGAGATCGACACCGCGGGCCGCGCCGACTCCCACGAATGGCACGACCTGGCGGAGAAGGCACTGGCCGCCGGCCGGAGCACCCCACCCGTGGGGGTGCCGGACGGTTTCAGCTACACCATCACCGTGGACGGCCGCACCGTGTACTGCGCGGACCCCCGGCTCACCGAGGACCAGCGCAGACTGATCAGCCGCGTACTCAAAGAAGGGGCGTAA
- a CDS encoding GH1 family beta-glucosidase, which yields MAATPDALPSFPPGFLWGVATSAHQIEGAVDRRGPSVWDAFTAEPGHVRDGTTAGTACDHVARYREDVGLVRDLGVDAYRFSVSWPRVLSPGGLDFYDRLVDELCAQGIRPVPTLFHWDTPLEIEEAGGWLSRDTAERFAAYTATVAARLGDRVDRWITLNEPAEHTLLGHALGEHAPGHKLLFDALPVAHHQLLAHGLASRVLREHGATDIGIANSHGPTWPASADPADTGAADLYDIILNRLFSDPLLLGRYPDGFAEAMPGGDVAGDLRTISEGTLDWYGVNYYQPTKVGAPQAADVEFSGLTLPAELPFSVRQIEGYPRTDFDWPVVPDAFAELLTGLRERYGDRLPPIVVTENGCAYDGIDDQGRIAFLDGHLRALHRAIGEGVDVRGYFVWSLMDNFEWAEGFTKRFGLVHVDYATQRRTPKASYGWLRDQLRRQRG from the coding sequence ATGGCAGCTACCCCGGATGCGCTCCCCTCCTTCCCGCCCGGCTTCCTGTGGGGCGTCGCCACGTCCGCCCACCAGATCGAGGGCGCCGTCGACCGGCGCGGCCCGTCGGTGTGGGACGCCTTCACCGCCGAGCCCGGCCACGTCAGGGACGGCACGACGGCCGGGACGGCCTGCGACCACGTGGCCCGCTACCGCGAGGACGTCGGACTCGTCCGCGACCTGGGCGTGGACGCCTACCGCTTCTCCGTCTCCTGGCCGCGGGTGCTGTCCCCCGGCGGCCTCGACTTCTACGACCGGCTCGTCGACGAGCTGTGCGCCCAGGGCATCCGCCCCGTGCCGACCCTCTTCCACTGGGACACCCCGCTGGAGATCGAGGAGGCGGGCGGCTGGCTGTCCCGGGACACCGCGGAGCGCTTCGCGGCGTACACGGCGACGGTCGCGGCCCGGCTCGGCGACCGGGTGGACCGGTGGATCACCCTCAACGAACCGGCGGAGCACACCCTGCTCGGCCACGCCCTGGGCGAGCACGCGCCCGGCCACAAGCTGCTCTTCGACGCGCTGCCGGTCGCCCACCACCAGCTCCTCGCGCACGGTCTGGCCTCGCGGGTGCTGCGCGAGCACGGCGCCACGGACATCGGCATCGCCAACTCGCACGGCCCGACCTGGCCCGCCTCCGCCGACCCGGCCGACACCGGGGCCGCCGACCTGTACGACATCATCCTGAACCGGCTGTTCTCCGATCCGCTGCTGCTCGGCCGCTACCCGGACGGATTCGCCGAGGCGATGCCGGGCGGCGACGTGGCCGGCGACCTGCGGACGATCTCCGAGGGCACGCTCGACTGGTACGGGGTGAACTACTACCAGCCGACGAAGGTGGGTGCCCCGCAAGCCGCGGACGTCGAGTTCTCCGGACTCACCCTCCCCGCCGAACTCCCCTTCTCCGTACGGCAGATCGAGGGATATCCGCGGACGGACTTCGACTGGCCGGTGGTCCCCGACGCCTTCGCCGAACTCCTCACCGGGCTGCGCGAGCGCTACGGCGACCGGCTGCCGCCGATCGTCGTCACCGAGAACGGCTGCGCGTACGACGGCATCGACGACCAGGGGCGCATCGCCTTCCTGGACGGTCATCTGCGGGCGCTGCACCGGGCGATCGGGGAAGGCGTCGACGTGCGCGGCTACTTCGTGTGGTCGCTGATGGACAACTTCGAGTGGGCGGAGGGCTTCACGAAGCGGTTCGGCCTCGTCCACGTCGACTACGCGACGCAGCGGCGCACCCCGAAGGCGTCGTACGGGTGGCTGCGGGACCAGTTGCGGCGGCAGCGGGGATGA
- a CDS encoding MFS transporter encodes MSVPALAEPSERVGHGWTAALSLANGAIWVGWYGPLQILLARQAERFAPGTGMSKESLLAWVTGVGAVVSLAANPVFGALSDRTVSRFGRRTPWIVAGTAGGALSLLLLGGADAVWVLFAGWCLVQLTLNAAFAAVTAAVPDRVPRLQRGSVGGWLGAAQILGVVAGTGLATVAGGVRAGYVACAVFTVVGVVPYVVRYADLRLGAEARPAWSWRRFAAGFWLSPRRYPDLGWAWLTRFLINLGNSLVLLYLFYYLRDRLRYGDPDTGVLILTAVNGVTLLGTVVVGGAWSDRVGRRKPFVLWSGVLMAVATGLLAFWQTWPGAVVAAAVLGVGFGVFTSVDFALMTDVLPAALDRGKDLGVINVANSLPQVAAPALAAPLVNQLGGYRVLYLVAAGVGLAGALLVRRIKGVA; translated from the coding sequence ATGAGCGTCCCGGCGCTCGCGGAACCGTCCGAACGGGTCGGCCACGGCTGGACCGCGGCGCTGTCGCTCGCCAACGGGGCGATCTGGGTGGGCTGGTACGGCCCGTTGCAGATCCTGCTCGCCCGGCAGGCCGAGCGGTTCGCGCCCGGCACCGGCATGTCGAAGGAGTCGCTGCTGGCCTGGGTCACCGGGGTCGGGGCGGTGGTGTCGCTGGCCGCCAACCCGGTCTTCGGCGCCCTGTCGGACCGTACGGTGTCGCGGTTCGGGCGGCGCACGCCGTGGATCGTGGCGGGCACGGCGGGCGGCGCGCTGTCGCTGCTGCTGCTCGGCGGCGCCGACGCCGTGTGGGTGCTGTTCGCCGGGTGGTGCCTGGTGCAGCTGACGCTGAACGCGGCGTTCGCGGCGGTGACGGCCGCCGTGCCCGACCGGGTGCCCCGGCTTCAGCGCGGGTCCGTGGGCGGGTGGCTCGGCGCCGCGCAGATCCTCGGGGTCGTCGCCGGGACGGGGCTCGCGACGGTGGCGGGCGGAGTGCGGGCCGGGTACGTGGCGTGCGCCGTGTTCACGGTGGTGGGCGTGGTGCCGTACGTGGTGCGGTACGCGGATCTGCGGCTCGGTGCCGAGGCGCGGCCGGCGTGGTCCTGGCGGCGGTTCGCGGCCGGGTTCTGGCTGAGTCCGCGCCGGTATCCGGATCTGGGGTGGGCCTGGCTGACCCGGTTCCTGATCAATCTCGGCAACTCGCTGGTGCTGCTGTACCTCTTCTACTACCTGCGCGACCGGCTGCGGTACGGCGATCCGGACACGGGGGTGCTGATCCTGACCGCGGTGAACGGGGTGACGCTGCTCGGCACCGTGGTCGTCGGCGGGGCCTGGTCGGACCGGGTGGGGCGGCGCAAGCCGTTCGTGCTGTGGTCGGGGGTGCTGATGGCCGTCGCGACCGGGCTGCTGGCCTTCTGGCAGACGTGGCCGGGTGCCGTGGTCGCCGCCGCGGTGCTCGGGGTCGGGTTCGGGGTGTTCACCTCGGTCGACTTCGCGCTGATGACCGATGTCCTGCCGGCCGCGCTGGACCGGGGCAAGGACCTCGGCGTCATCAACGTCGCGAACTCCTTGCCCCAGGTCGCCGCGCCTGCGCTGGCCGCGCCGCTGGTGAACCAGTTGGGCGGGTACCGGGTGCTGTATCTGGTGGCGGCGGGGGTGGGGCTTGCCGGGGCCCTTCTGGTCCGGCGCATCAAGGGGGTGGCCTGA
- a CDS encoding NAD(P)-dependent oxidoreductase, with product MLTLVTGATGQVGRRFVPRLLQSAPQGDRVRVLVRDEARGERFAELGAEVVVGDLRDAAVLGKATAGVDAVVNVAAAFRGVPDEEARAVNRDAAIELGRAAVASGVRRFVQVSTGIVYGAGRGRPLVETDETVPGGHLWGVYPESKWEAERALGALEGLDDLRIARLPFVYGDGDPHLDTAIEWAPAWPAMQRLHMGHHADVAQGLRRLLYAEGASGVYNIADDAPVTTVDILQLGGVAIPPESYEKETPDPWHAVLSTARIRHELGYRPVFPSVWTARDAGAL from the coding sequence ATGCTGACGTTGGTGACCGGAGCGACGGGACAGGTCGGACGGCGGTTCGTGCCACGGCTGTTGCAGAGCGCTCCGCAGGGCGACCGGGTGCGGGTGCTCGTCCGTGACGAGGCGCGCGGGGAGCGGTTCGCGGAGCTGGGCGCGGAGGTCGTGGTCGGCGATCTGCGGGACGCCGCCGTGCTGGGGAAGGCGACGGCCGGGGTGGACGCGGTGGTGAACGTCGCCGCGGCGTTCCGCGGGGTGCCGGACGAGGAGGCGCGGGCCGTGAACCGGGACGCGGCGATCGAGCTGGGGCGGGCCGCGGTGGCCTCGGGCGTACGGCGGTTCGTGCAGGTCAGTACGGGGATCGTGTACGGCGCCGGGCGGGGCAGGCCGCTGGTCGAGACGGACGAGACAGTGCCGGGCGGGCACCTCTGGGGCGTCTACCCCGAGTCGAAGTGGGAGGCCGAGCGGGCGCTGGGCGCGCTGGAGGGCCTCGACGACCTGCGGATCGCGCGGCTGCCGTTCGTGTACGGGGACGGGGACCCGCACCTCGACACCGCGATCGAGTGGGCGCCGGCGTGGCCCGCGATGCAGCGGCTGCACATGGGGCACCACGCCGATGTGGCGCAGGGCCTGCGGCGGCTGCTGTACGCCGAGGGGGCGTCCGGCGTCTACAACATCGCGGACGACGCCCCCGTGACGACGGTGGACATCCTTCAGCTGGGCGGGGTGGCGATCCCGCCCGAGTCCTACGAGAAGGAGACCCCGGACCCCTGGCACGCGGTGCTGTCGACGGCCCGCATCCGCCACGAACTGGGCTACCGCCCGGTGTTCCCGTCGGTCTGGACGGCCCGCGACGCCGGCGCGCTGTAG
- a CDS encoding helix-turn-helix transcriptional regulator — MNRAELADFLRRARTRLSPSDVGLATGARRRTPGLRREEVAQLAGMSTDYYTRLEQRRGSHPSRQMLGALARALRLTDAERDHLFHLAGDEPPRPGTSSGHVRPGLLMILDRLHDLPAAVLSDWGESLAQNTMSIALSGDLTGVNLIRRWFAQPETRAMFPPENHEMHGRAHVAGLRAVTAARPDDPGPAALVAELRAGSAEFEELWRSHEVVVRRPSPKRFLHPVVGTLDLDCEVLLSDGHGQQLVVHSARPGTDTYERLELLRVIGLQDLSPSTG; from the coding sequence GTGAACCGAGCCGAACTCGCCGACTTCCTGCGCCGCGCCCGCACCCGCCTCAGCCCCTCCGACGTGGGCCTGGCCACAGGCGCCCGGCGGCGCACACCGGGACTGCGCCGCGAAGAGGTGGCGCAGCTCGCCGGGATGTCCACGGACTACTACACGCGCCTGGAGCAGCGCCGCGGCTCGCACCCCTCCCGGCAGATGCTCGGCGCGCTGGCCCGCGCGCTGCGGCTGACCGACGCCGAGCGCGACCACCTGTTCCACCTGGCGGGCGACGAGCCGCCCCGCCCCGGCACCTCGTCGGGCCACGTCCGCCCGGGGCTGCTGATGATCCTGGACCGGCTGCACGACCTGCCGGCCGCGGTGCTCAGCGACTGGGGCGAGAGCCTGGCGCAGAACACGATGTCGATCGCGCTGAGCGGCGACCTGACCGGGGTGAACCTGATCCGCCGCTGGTTCGCGCAGCCGGAGACGCGGGCGATGTTCCCGCCGGAGAACCACGAGATGCACGGCCGCGCCCATGTGGCGGGCCTGCGCGCGGTCACCGCGGCCCGCCCGGACGACCCGGGACCGGCCGCGCTGGTGGCCGAACTGCGCGCCGGGTCGGCGGAGTTCGAGGAGTTGTGGCGCTCCCACGAGGTCGTGGTGCGCCGCCCGTCACCGAAGCGCTTCCTGCACCCGGTGGTCGGCACGCTCGACCTGGACTGCGAGGTGCTGCTCAGTGACGGGCACGGCCAGCAGCTCGTGGTGCACTCGGCGCGGCCGGGCACGGACACGTACGAGCGGCTTGAGCTGCTGCGGGTGATAGGGCTCCAGGACCTGAGCCCCAGCACCGGCTGA
- the era gene encoding GTPase Era, which translates to MGAMSARTQQSQPSGEAVHRAGFACFVGRPNAGKSTLTNALVGKKVAITADQPQTTRHTVRGIVHRDDAQLILVDTPGLHKPRTLLGERLNDVVRTTWAEVDVIGFCLPANEKLGPGDRFIAKELASIKKTPKIAIVTKTDLVDSKQLAEQLIAIDQLGKELGFQWAEIIPVSAVGDKQVGLLADLIVPLLPEGPALYPEGDLTDEPEQVMVAELIREAALEGVRDELPHSIAVVVEEMLPREDRPADKPLLDIHAFVYIERPSQKGIIIGPKGKRLKEVGIKSRKQIEALLGTPVYLDLHVKVAKDWQRDPRQLRKLGF; encoded by the coding sequence ATGGGCGCCATGAGCGCTCGTACCCAGCAGTCCCAGCCCTCCGGGGAAGCCGTCCACCGCGCGGGTTTCGCCTGCTTCGTCGGCCGCCCCAACGCGGGCAAGTCCACCCTCACGAACGCTCTGGTCGGCAAGAAGGTGGCGATCACCGCCGACCAGCCGCAGACCACGCGGCACACCGTGCGCGGCATCGTGCACCGCGACGACGCGCAGCTGATCCTGGTGGACACCCCCGGCCTGCACAAGCCGCGCACCCTGCTCGGCGAGCGGCTCAACGACGTGGTGCGCACCACCTGGGCCGAGGTCGACGTGATCGGCTTCTGCCTCCCGGCGAACGAGAAGCTGGGCCCCGGCGACCGCTTCATCGCCAAGGAACTCGCGTCCATCAAGAAGACGCCGAAGATCGCGATCGTCACCAAGACCGACCTCGTCGACAGCAAGCAGCTCGCCGAGCAGCTCATCGCCATCGACCAGCTCGGCAAGGAGCTCGGCTTCCAGTGGGCCGAGATCATCCCGGTCTCCGCCGTCGGCGACAAGCAGGTGGGCCTCCTCGCCGACCTGATCGTCCCCCTCCTCCCCGAGGGCCCCGCGCTCTACCCCGAGGGCGACCTCACCGACGAACCCGAGCAGGTCATGGTCGCCGAGCTGATCCGCGAGGCCGCGCTGGAGGGCGTCCGCGACGAGCTGCCGCACTCCATCGCCGTCGTCGTCGAGGAGATGCTGCCGCGCGAGGACCGGCCCGCCGACAAGCCGCTCCTGGACATCCACGCCTTCGTCTACATCGAGCGGCCCAGCCAGAAGGGCATCATCATCGGCCCCAAGGGCAAGCGCCTGAAGGAGGTCGGCATCAAGTCCCGCAAGCAGATCGAGGCGCTGCTCGGTACGCCCGTCTACCTCGACCTGCACGTCAAGGTCGCCAAGGACTGGCAGCGCGACCCGCGCCAGCTGCGCAAGCTGGGCTTCTGA
- a CDS encoding ammonium transporter: MTASPLAAPALDSGDTAWLLAATALVLLMTPGLALFYGGMVRTKSVLNMLMMSFVSIALVTVVWLVAGYSLAFGDDAFGGLIGDLSHAGMAGIGPDSVTGTVPTFLFTTFQLTFAIITAALISGAVADRTRFGAWLVFVPVWALLVYVPVAHWVWGPDGWIANRLGTLDFAGGLVVEIASGASGLALCLVLGPRIGFKKDAMRPHNLPMVIMGAGLLWFGWLGFNGGSALGANGVAAASLFNTLIAGCTGLLGWLFVEQRRDGHPTTFGAASGAVAGLVAITPACGVVGVLGAAVVGLAAGVVCSYAVAWKFRFHYDDSLDVVGVHFVGGVVGTLLIGLFATSAMTGSAAKEGLFYGGGFGQLGKQALAVLVVAAYTFLVTYGIGKVIDRLLGFRAEAEAELTGLDQTTHAESAYDHGVLSASTHPAHAPAARKVAP, encoded by the coding sequence ATGACCGCATCGCCCCTGGCCGCTCCCGCCCTCGACTCCGGTGACACCGCCTGGCTGCTCGCCGCCACCGCGCTCGTCCTGCTGATGACACCGGGCCTCGCGCTGTTCTACGGCGGCATGGTCCGCACGAAGTCCGTCCTCAACATGCTGATGATGAGCTTCGTGTCGATCGCCCTCGTGACGGTGGTCTGGCTGGTCGCGGGCTACTCGCTCGCCTTCGGCGACGACGCGTTCGGCGGGCTGATCGGTGATCTGTCGCACGCCGGGATGGCGGGCATCGGCCCGGACTCGGTCACCGGCACGGTCCCCACCTTCCTCTTCACCACCTTCCAGCTGACCTTCGCGATCATCACGGCGGCGCTGATCAGCGGGGCAGTCGCGGACCGTACCCGGTTCGGGGCATGGCTGGTCTTCGTACCGGTGTGGGCACTGCTCGTATACGTCCCCGTGGCGCACTGGGTCTGGGGCCCGGACGGCTGGATCGCGAACCGGCTCGGCACTCTCGACTTCGCGGGCGGCCTGGTCGTCGAGATCGCCTCGGGCGCCTCGGGGCTCGCCCTGTGTCTGGTGCTCGGCCCGCGCATCGGGTTCAAGAAGGACGCCATGCGCCCGCACAACCTGCCCATGGTGATCATGGGCGCGGGGCTGCTCTGGTTCGGCTGGCTCGGCTTCAACGGCGGTTCGGCGCTCGGCGCGAACGGGGTCGCCGCGGCCTCCCTCTTCAACACCCTGATCGCGGGCTGCACGGGCCTGCTGGGCTGGCTGTTCGTGGAGCAGAGGCGGGACGGGCACCCGACGACGTTCGGCGCGGCCTCGGGTGCGGTGGCCGGGCTGGTCGCGATCACGCCCGCGTGCGGGGTGGTCGGGGTGCTGGGCGCGGCCGTGGTCGGGCTCGCGGCGGGCGTCGTCTGCTCGTACGCGGTCGCCTGGAAGTTCCGGTTCCACTACGACGACTCGCTGGACGTGGTGGGCGTGCACTTCGTCGGCGGTGTGGTGGGCACGCTGCTGATCGGCCTGTTCGCGACGTCGGCGATGACCGGCTCGGCGGCGAAGGAGGGGCTGTTCTACGGCGGCGGGTTCGGGCAGCTGGGCAAGCAGGCGCTCGCCGTGCTGGTCGTGGCCGCGTACACCTTCCTCGTCACGTACGGGATCGGGAAGGTCATCGACCGGCTGCTGGGCTTCCGGGCGGAGGCCGAGGCGGAGCTGACGGGACTCGACCAGACGACGCACGCGGAGAGTGCGTACGATCACGGCGTCCTCAGTGCCTCCACGCACCCCGCACACGCTCCCGCTGCCCGAAAGGTCGCGCCATGA
- a CDS encoding P-II family nitrogen regulator: MKLITAVVKPYRLDEVKTALQEVGVQGLTVTEASGYGRQRGHTEVYRGAEYQVDLVPKVRIEVVVADEDAEPAMDAIVRAARTGKIGDGKVWAVPVDTVVRVRTGERGPDAV, encoded by the coding sequence ATGAAGCTGATCACCGCGGTCGTCAAGCCGTACCGCCTCGACGAGGTCAAGACGGCGTTGCAAGAGGTGGGCGTCCAGGGTCTGACGGTGACCGAGGCCAGTGGTTACGGGCGGCAGCGCGGGCACACCGAGGTGTACCGGGGCGCCGAGTACCAGGTCGATCTGGTGCCGAAGGTGCGGATCGAGGTCGTCGTCGCGGACGAGGACGCGGAGCCCGCGATGGATGCCATCGTGCGGGCCGCCCGGACGGGGAAGATCGGTGACGGCAAGGTCTGGGCCGTGCCCGTCGACACCGTGGTGCGGGTGCGGACGGGCGAACGGGGCCCCGACGCCGTCTGA
- a CDS encoding transglycosylase family protein, with translation MFSLARKTSSRVRALAVGTALVGASGAMVIAGTGSASAATSAGSWDAVAQCESGGNWSANTGNGFSGGLQFTPSTWAAYGGTQYAANAHQASKAEQITVAQKVLADQGAGAWPHCGVSL, from the coding sequence GTGTTCTCCCTTGCCCGCAAGACCTCGTCCCGTGTCCGTGCCCTCGCCGTCGGCACCGCCCTCGTCGGCGCCTCCGGCGCCATGGTGATCGCCGGCACCGGCTCCGCCTCCGCGGCGACGTCGGCCGGCTCCTGGGACGCCGTCGCGCAGTGCGAGTCCGGCGGCAACTGGTCCGCCAACACCGGCAACGGCTTCTCCGGCGGTCTGCAGTTCACCCCGTCCACCTGGGCCGCGTACGGCGGCACCCAGTACGCCGCCAACGCCCACCAGGCGTCCAAGGCCGAGCAGATCACCGTCGCCCAGAAGGTCCTCGCCGACCAGGGCGCGGGCGCCTGGCCGCACTGCGGCGTCAGCCTGTAA
- a CDS encoding cytidine deaminase, whose protein sequence is MTDSTDLDPEDRKIVTLARSARARNGVPEGAAVRDETGRTYVAGTVALDSLKLSALRTAVAMAVASGAQSLEAAAVVSAADALEDADLAAVRDLGGSGTPVFLAAADGTVRATVEAG, encoded by the coding sequence ATGACTGACAGCACCGACCTCGACCCCGAGGACCGCAAGATCGTCACCCTGGCCCGCTCGGCGCGGGCCCGCAACGGCGTGCCCGAGGGCGCCGCCGTGCGCGACGAGACCGGGCGCACCTATGTCGCGGGCACCGTCGCCCTGGACTCCCTGAAGCTGAGCGCGCTGCGGACGGCCGTCGCCATGGCCGTGGCCTCCGGCGCGCAGTCCCTGGAGGCGGCGGCCGTGGTCTCGGCGGCGGACGCCTTGGAGGACGCGGACCTCGCCGCCGTGCGCGATCTCGGCGGCAGCGGCACCCCGGTGTTCCTCGCGGCGGCCGACGGGACGGTCCGGGCGACCGTCGAGGCCGGCTGA
- a CDS encoding alcohol dehydrogenase catalytic domain-containing protein — MKAVVLTAPRRLAVVDDLPEPVPGPGDVVVALEGLGVCGSDLSVYEGHRAVPATPWVVGHEAFGRIVATGSAVTGHTVGRRVVVEPNYACLDCADCRRGLTSACPHRAIVGMNAPGLLAERFAVPAGFAHAVPDDLDVRDLAAFEPYAVARTAVARSGITKGERALVLGAGAQGLLVSQSLLALGAEPVVVELQPGRLARAVALGATAAGDDDRGFLRLYETTGAAPALAAALPRLAPGATLTLIGLDPAPLPLTTDQVVRGLLTIQGSLIYDHPHDFRAALDDITSGRVHPSVALTTRYAFQDAPRAFAEARGQAGKTWIEGPR, encoded by the coding sequence ATGAAGGCCGTCGTCCTCACCGCCCCCCGCCGCCTCGCCGTCGTCGACGACCTGCCGGAGCCCGTCCCCGGCCCCGGCGACGTCGTCGTCGCGCTCGAAGGACTCGGCGTCTGCGGCTCCGACCTCTCCGTCTACGAGGGCCATCGCGCCGTCCCCGCCACGCCCTGGGTCGTCGGGCACGAGGCGTTCGGCCGGATCGTGGCGACCGGCTCCGCCGTCACCGGGCACACCGTGGGCCGCCGGGTCGTCGTCGAGCCGAACTACGCGTGCCTGGACTGCGCGGACTGCCGCCGCGGGCTGACCTCGGCGTGCCCGCACCGGGCGATCGTGGGCATGAACGCGCCGGGGCTGCTGGCGGAGCGCTTCGCGGTGCCGGCCGGCTTCGCGCACGCCGTCCCCGACGACCTGGACGTGCGGGACCTGGCCGCGTTCGAGCCGTACGCGGTGGCGCGCACGGCGGTCGCGCGCAGCGGGATCACCAAGGGCGAGCGGGCCCTGGTGCTCGGCGCCGGCGCGCAGGGACTCCTGGTCAGCCAGTCGCTGCTGGCCCTCGGCGCCGAGCCGGTCGTCGTCGAACTGCAGCCCGGGCGCCTCGCCCGCGCGGTCGCTCTCGGCGCCACCGCGGCGGGCGACGACGACCGCGGTTTCCTGAGGCTCTACGAGACGACGGGCGCCGCCCCGGCCCTGGCGGCGGCCCTCCCCCGCCTCGCCCCGGGCGCCACCCTCACCCTGATCGGCCTCGACCCGGCCCCGCTGCCGCTCACGACGGACCAGGTGGTGCGCGGCCTGCTCACGATCCAGGGCTCCCTGATCTACGACCACCCGCACGACTTCCGGGCCGCCCTGGACGACATCACGTCCGGCCGCGTCCACCCGTCGGTGGCCCTTACCACGCGATACGCCTTCCAGGACGCGCCGCGCGCGTTCGCGGAGGCCAGGGGGCAGGCGGGGAAGACGTGGATCGAGGGGCCGCGCTAG
- a CDS encoding MmcQ/YjbR family DNA-binding protein, with translation MTPEELRALCLSFNAAVEEFPFGPEASVFKVLGKMFALSSLDARPLTVNLKCDPEDAIRLRREHEGAVRPGWHMNKRHWNTVSVGELPASFVRELVEDSYDLVVAGLPRAERLKLDRP, from the coding sequence ATGACCCCCGAGGAGCTGCGGGCGCTCTGCCTGTCGTTCAACGCGGCGGTGGAGGAGTTCCCCTTCGGCCCGGAGGCCTCGGTCTTCAAGGTCCTGGGCAAGATGTTCGCCCTGAGCAGCCTGGACGCGCGGCCCCTGACGGTGAACCTCAAGTGCGACCCCGAGGACGCGATCCGGCTCCGCCGCGAGCACGAGGGCGCGGTCCGGCCGGGCTGGCACATGAACAAGCGGCACTGGAACACGGTGTCGGTGGGGGAGCTGCCGGCGTCCTTCGTCCGCGAACTGGTCGAGGACTCGTACGACCTGGTGGTGGCGGGGCTGCCGCGGGCGGAGCGGCTGAAGCTGGACCGGCCTTAG
- a CDS encoding hemolysin family protein: MSLSLIAGAVALVVVAWLAACAEAGIARTSSFRAEEAVRSGRRGSAKLAQVAADPTRYLNVALLVRVACEMAAATLVTYACLEQFSETWQALLVAIGVMVLVSYVAVGVSPRTIGRQHPLNTATAAAYVLLPLARIMGPIPPLLILIGNALTPGKGFRRGPFASEAELRAMVDLAEKESLIEDEERRMVHSVFELGDTLVREVMVPRTDLVVIERYKTIRQALTLALRSGFSRIPVVGESEDDVVGIVYLKDLVRKTHISRDAEAELVSTAMRPAAFVPDTKNAGDLLREMQQLRNHVAVVIDEYGGTAGIVTIEDILEEIVGEITDEYDRELPPVEELGDDRFRVTARLDIGDLGELYGIEEYDDEDVETVGGLLAKALGRVPIAGASAQVALPDGRELRLTAEDSAGRRNKIVTVLVEPVPPKGEDEE; this comes from the coding sequence ATGAGCCTTTCCCTGATCGCGGGCGCCGTCGCCCTGGTCGTCGTCGCCTGGCTGGCGGCGTGCGCCGAGGCCGGCATCGCCCGCACGTCGAGCTTCCGCGCCGAGGAGGCCGTCCGCTCCGGGCGGCGCGGCAGCGCGAAGCTGGCCCAGGTCGCCGCCGACCCGACCCGCTATCTGAACGTGGCACTCCTGGTCCGGGTGGCGTGCGAGATGGCGGCGGCGACCCTGGTCACGTACGCGTGCCTGGAGCAGTTCAGCGAGACCTGGCAGGCGCTGCTCGTCGCGATCGGCGTGATGGTCCTGGTGAGTTACGTCGCCGTCGGCGTCTCGCCGCGCACCATCGGCCGCCAGCACCCGCTGAACACGGCGACGGCCGCCGCGTACGTGCTGCTGCCGCTGGCCCGGATCATGGGCCCGATCCCGCCCCTGCTGATCCTCATCGGCAACGCGCTGACGCCCGGCAAGGGCTTCCGCCGCGGCCCGTTCGCCTCCGAGGCGGAACTGCGCGCCATGGTCGACCTCGCCGAGAAGGAGTCGCTGATCGAGGACGAGGAGCGCCGCATGGTGCACTCGGTCTTCGAGCTGGGCGACACCCTGGTCCGCGAGGTCATGGTGCCGCGCACCGACCTCGTCGTCATCGAGCGCTACAAGACGATCCGCCAGGCGCTCACGCTGGCCCTGCGCTCCGGTTTCTCCCGGATCCCGGTGGTCGGCGAGAGCGAGGACGACGTCGTCGGCATCGTGTATCTGAAGGACCTGGTCAGGAAGACGCACATCAGCCGCGACGCCGAGGCCGAGCTGGTCTCGACGGCGATGCGCCCGGCAGCCTTCGTCCCCGACACCAAGAACGCCGGTGACCTGCTGCGCGAGATGCAGCAGCTGCGCAACCACGTCGCCGTCGTCATCGACGAGTACGGCGGCACGGCCGGCATCGTCACCATCGAGGACATCCTGGAGGAGATCGTCGGCGAGATCACCGACGAGTACGACCGGGAGCTGCCGCCGGTGGAGGAGCTGGGCGACGACCGCTTCCGGGTCACCGCGCGTCTCGACATCGGCGACCTCGGTGAGCTGTACGGCATCGAGGAGTACGACGACGAGGACGTGGAGACGGTCGGCGGACTGCTCGCCAAGGCGCTCGGCCGGGTGCCGATCGCGGGCGCGTCCGCCCAGGTGGCGTTGCCGGACGGGCGGGAGCTGCGGTTGACCGCGGAGGACTCGGCCGGCCGCCGGAACAAGATCGTGACGGTGCTCGTGGAGCCGGTCCCCCCGAAGGGAGAGGACGAGGAATGA